One Bythopirellula goksoeyrii genomic window, TATGTTTCGACCTTGCTTGGCCGGCGGCGGTCAATTCAAGGAGTGCGGCCTGTCCCGAAGGGGCTACGCGAAGAAAAATCGGGGGCACTGCGTCAACTGAACCTTGCCGAACGCACCGCGGTCAATACGGTGATTCAAGGCTCCGCTGCGGATTTGATCAAGCTGGCAATGATCGGGGTTGAGCGCAGCCTGCGCAAATCGAGGCTCACTGCCACGATGCTCTTGCAAATCCATGACGAACTGTTGTTTGAAGTGCCGCCCACTGAGGTGGATGACTTGGCACGGCTAGTAGTGGCTGAGATGAGTGGCGTTATGCCACTGAGAGTGCCACTGCAAGTTGATGTCAAGTTCGGCGACAACTGGGCTGAGTGCGAATCGTGGGAGGAAGGCTAGTTTATCGGATGGAAGTTGACAGTCTGGCAGAATAAAACTTTATGCATGTAATCGGCCTAATCGGTGGGATCGCCAGCGGCAAGTCGGCTGTTGCCAAGGAGTTGGCTTCACTCGGAGCCGTCGTACTTGATGCTGACGCTACAGCCCACGAGGTCCTCGATCGACCAAGAGTCCAAAAGGCCCTTGTGAACCGCTGGGGGAAAGAAATCCTCGATGCAGACAGCAGGATTGACCGCTCCGCAGTGGCAGATCGAGTCTTCTCAAAGACAAACGAGGGCCGCGAGGACCTTGACTTCCTCGAGGATCAACTTCATCCAGTAATCCGTGAAGAGTTCGAGGCTGAAATTTCTCGATTGGCGCAAACCTCGACGCCAGCAGTAGTTATAGACGCTCCTTTGTTGCTCGAAGCGGGTTGGAGGGAGCTTTGCAATGTGCTGCTGTTTGTTGATAGTCCGCTTGCGGAGAGGCGGTCCAGAGCCGAAAACCTGCGTAATTGGAGTGCGCAAGAATTTGCGGCGAGGGAAGCCGCACAATTGCCGATAGAAGAAAAGCGGCGCCACGCCACCCATGTGATCGCCAATGACGGCTCACTGGAGAGTCTTATTACACGAGTACACCAGTTCTGGCAGACCGTGTCGTAGATGTAACTCTCTGAGAGGTCTTAACTAAGAATTAATATCGAGCACGCCTTCCCCTGGCATCGATTCTGTGTATATTAAAACCACTGGCCCTGAGATTTCCTCACAGCCAGCCCGCCCGACGCATTTCCCGCGTCATTAAAAATTCCAATTTCGCTTTCCGTTTTTATTGTTTTTCTGTAATAATGAGGTTGGCTCCTTGAGAGCTTCTCCTCGTTATGCTCCGTTAGAATTCCCCCCGCCGGCGCTGTTCGCGCGCCACACTCTCTCACTTTTCAGGAGATTTTTACTATGTCTGAATCATCCAACTACGGCACAAGGTCTGGACGAAGTTCGTCCTACAATCGCCGACGCCGACCCTACGACAACAGTAGTGACAGCCACATCGATGGCGACGCTTTGGCGCAACTAGAGCGAGAAGAGCCACTCTCGATCGCTGAAGAACTGGACAAGGCAGCCGAGCGTGTTCGCCGTGTCGGCAAATCCATCGAGCGAACCGACACGCCCGACCCCAATATGCACATCGCTGCCTTGCAAAAGATGCAGATGCCGGAGTTGATTGAGGTTGCCGAGGCCGAAGGGGTTGAAGAAGCAGCCGGTCTGAAAAAGCAAGACCTGATTTTCCGCATCCTCAAACAGCGGGTAAAACTCGACGGGATGATGTCCGGAGAAGGAACGCTAGAAATCCTTCCTGATGGATTCGGTTTCTTACGTAGCCCTGACTACCACTATCTCTCCTGCCCAGACGACATCTATGTATCGCCGAGTCAGATTCGCCGGTTTGGTTTGCATACGGGTGCAACCGTGGCGGGGACTATTCGTCCTCCCAAGGAGAACGAACGATATTTTGCTTTATTGAGAATTGAGTCCGTCAACGGTGCCGATCCTAATCTGCTCTCTCGCAAGGTGTATTTTGACAATCTGACCCCCGAGCATCCCGACTCACGGATCGTTATGGAGTCGACTCCCGACGAAATCGCGATGCGGGTGGTCGATATGATCGTGCCAATCGGCTTCGGCCAACGCGGATTGATCGTCAGCCCCCCACGGGCTGGTAAAACTATACTCATGCAGAAAATGGCCAAGAGTGTATTGGTCAATTATCCCGACGCCTATGTTGTGATGCTGCTCATCGATGAGCGGCCTGAAGAAGTTACTGACATGGAACGTGAGGTGAAGGGCCCCAACTGCGAAGTGATTAGCTCCACGTTTGACGAACCGGCGGCTCGGCACATTCAGGTGGCCGAGATGGTCATCGAAAAGGCCAAGCGAATGGTGGAATACGGCCGCGACGTGGTTGTCTTCCTCGATTCGATCACCCGCTTGGCACGGGCTTGGAACTCGGAGTGTCCAAGTTCCGGCAAGATTCTTTCAGGAGGTATCGACGCCAACGCGATGCAGCGTCCAAAACGGTTCTTTGGCTCGGCCCGTAAAGTGCAAGAGGGTGGGTCGCTGACGATCATTGCCACGGCACTTGTTGATACTGGCAGTCGCATGGACGAAGTCATCTTTGAGGAGTTCAAAGGGACTGGCAACCAGGAAATCGTGCTCGATCGCCAATTGGTCGACAAACGGATCTGGCCCGCCATCGACATCAATCGCAGCGGTACCCGTCGCGAAGAAATGCTCATGGATCCCGAAGAACATCGTCGCGTGTGCATGTTGCGGCGCGTGCTGAACGAAATGAGCCCCACCGATGCCATGGACCTGCTGACGACACGCCTTCGCAAAACCAAGTCGAATGCCGAGTTCTTGATGAGTATCAAGGAGTAGGACGTCCTCGCCTATCGGTGCAATTTCACCCATGGAAAAACCTCCATTAGACGGTTCAGAGCGTTTTGCAATTGTCGTGGCTGAGTGGAATCGCTCGATCACGGCAAAACTGCTCGAAGGTGCGCTGAGTACCCTCTCAGCCGCAGGGGTGGCTGATGCCCAGATCGATGTTGCGTGGGTACCCGGGGCTTGGGAGATCCCGCTGGTCGCACAGCGGTTCGCCCAATGCCAGAAATACGCGTCGGTGATTAGCCTGGGTGCGGTCATTCGAGGCGAGACGTCGCACGATCAGCACATCAATCGTGCGGTGAGTCTTTCCCTGCAGCAGATTGCCTTGGCGTGTGATCTGCCGATGATTTTTGGGCTTCTGACCTGCGAAACGATGGAGCAGGCAATCCATCGTTCTGGGGGCAACGTGGGCAATAAAGGAGCCGAGTGTGCCGAGGCTGCCTTGCGGATGGTCGCATTGCTCAAGAACTCCCCACCGAAGTAGAATGCCCCAGCGGCTGTTCGAAGAATAGTGACGCAATTTATTTAACCCCCCGAATGTCTTCCCATGGCAAATCGTAGTCGAGCTCGCGAAGTTGCGCTGCAAGCGCTGTTTCAGGAAGATCTCAATCCGAGAGAATCTCGCGATCAGGTTATGCCTCTGCTGGAAAACCGTTTGAAGGAACCGGAGCTACGCGAATTTGCTATCTCGCTCGTACTCGGGGTTTTGCGAAATCGAGAAGAACTGGATGCGTTGATTGCCGCTAAAGCAGACAATTGGAGTGTCTCGCGGATGGCCGCGACGGATCGCAATGTGATTCGCTTGGGTGCCTTTGAAATTCGCTACACGGACACTCCGCCTAGGGTAGCCATCGACGAAGCGGTCGAACTGGCGAAACGCTTTGGGTCTGCTAACTCTTCTCAGTTTGTGAACGGAATTCTTGACAAGTTGATCGAAAGGAAAGAGAGCGAAAGTGACGAATTACCCAAGCACGAATGAATGACAAAGTCCGAATAACGATTGCCCTATAGCATTTCGTCCTTCAGGCTTCGACATTCTCTCGTCATTCCGTCATTCGTCATTCGTACTTAAACACATGGGAATTTTCGACAAGTTTCGTAGTGGTCTGAAAAAGACCGCCAATCTTCTGAAAACTGACGTTCGTGATCTTTTTAAGAGTGAAGGACGACTGATTGACGATCAGTTCCTTGATGAGATGCGGGCCATACTATTCAAAACCGACATGGGCTACGATTCCATCGAAAAGATCGTAGACGAAGTCGCCACGAAGATGCGTGGTCGAGTTGTGACACTTGAAGAAGTCGTTGCGACTTGGAAGGCGAAGCTTACCGAACTCATGGCTCAAGAAAATTCTCCGATTAAGTTTGCTGAATCGGGTCCAACGGTCATCATGGTCTGCGGTGTAAACGGGGCCGGCAAAACGACTTCGATTGCAAAACTAGCACATTTACTAAAATCGCAAGGCAAAACAATTGTACTCGGGGCAGGGGACACGTTTCGTGCCGCTGCAGTCGAACAATTAACAATTTGGTCTAAACGGCTTGGTGTAAACCTGGTCACTGGAGAGCAAGGTGCCCATCCCGCATCAGTCGCTTATCGGGCGGTCGAAGAATGTATCTCAACCGGGGCTGATGTTTGTATCGTCGATACAGCTGGCCGACTACAGACTCAAAAAAACCTGATGGCTGAGCTTACCAAGATCCAGCAATCGATCCGCAAGCTGATCCCCGAGGCACCACATGAAGTGCTTCTGGTGCTCGATGCCACGACAGGTCAGAACGGAATCAGCCAAGCGAGCAACTTCACAGAGGCCGTGGATTGCACAGGTATAATCCTAGCGAAACTCGATGGTACTGCCAAAGGTGGTGTCGTTGTCGCTATCAAGCAGCAAGTGGGGCTCCCTGTCAAATATGTCGGTGTAGGTGAACAACCCGAGGACTGGGCACTCTTCAATCCTGTTGATTTTGTCGACGCTCTGTTTGCCGAAATCGGTGCCACAAGTACGGCTTCAGCGTAGCGGTGCCTTTCAGCCGCCGGTTGCAAGGCGTCATTCCCGCGCAGGCGGGAATCTATTCGGCGGCATTTCAAGACTGGGTTCCCGCCTGCTCGGAAATGACGGTAGGAGCGGCCCTGCCCAAAAGCGCGACATCCTCTGATTAGCCTTCTTGCAGACTGATCGAATCACCCAAGATTTGATGATATTTTCTTGCGATGTAAACCCTTTTAATCAAAAAGGTTACGCTACACAACCAAGTTGATTTCCATGTGCTGGCACAATGATTGCATTAGCCCTGCCTCGGCGAGTGGCAAACTTCTCTGCAGGGTAGTCCTGCAGGTGTGCGAAGAGTTCTCGTCCGGGGTCTTTCCGTGAAGGCCCCCAGGACCCAAAAGGTGGAATTCTAGATAACTGTGCGGTCCTGCGGTGTAACTATCCTTCTGACAATGTAAAAAGGGCGAATGTTATGTTTTCTCTCGTGATGACTCGCAGCTGGCAATCTTTGCTAGTTGCCCTGATGCTGTCGCTCAGCGCGACGGCCCTTCTTAATCAGCCGGCTTGGGCTCAGGAAGACGTAGCTGTGACCGACGAAGCGGTTGTAGTGGAAGAGTCTGGTGATTTGGGCGTTGGCTATGCTCTCGACAATGCGATGCTGTTCCTCGCCGCGGTGTTGGTTTTCTTCATGCAAGCGGGTTTTGCCATGGTGGAAGCCGGCTTCAACTCCTCGAAGAATGCCGTCAATATCCTGTTTAAAAACTCGATGGATATTTGCGTCGGAGTGCTCTTATTCTACGCGATTGGTTTCGGCTTGATGTATCCAGGCAACTACGGAGTCGACGTCGAAGCTCACAAGTATTTTGCCTTTGGCGGTTTTGGGCTCGACGGCTACGAAGCTGCTGCCGATCGTACTTTCAGCCCTGAAGTTGACTGGTTTTTCCAAGCGGTATTCGCAGCTACCGCAGCGACAATCGTTTCTGGGGCCGTTGCGGGACGTATGAAAGTTGGAGCTTACTTGATTTATAGTGCTGTGCTCACGGCATTTGTCTATCCAGTGAGTGGTTTCTGGAAATGGGGCGGCGGTTGGCTGGGCCAAATGGGCTTTGCCGACTTCGCAGGATCAGCAGTTGTACACGCCGTGGGTGGTTTTGCCGGTCTGGCAGGAGCCATCATCCTTGGCCCTAGAATTGGTCGCTTTGTAAATGGCAAGTCAATTCCTATGCCTGGTCACAGCATGCCAATTGCTGCTTTGGGTGTCTTTATCCTGTGGTTCGGCTGGTATGGGTTTAATCCTGGTAGCCAGTTGGCCTTCCATTCCACTGGTGACATCGATGCCACGATGCACATTGCGATGACCACAACGCTTGCAGCCGGTGCTGGCGGAATTGTAGCCACTCTGCTGAGTTGGTTCATGTTTGGAAAGCCTGATCTTTCCATGGGCCTCAATGGCATCCTTGGTGGTTTGGTGGGAATTACGGCATGCTGCGATTGCATGTCAAACAATATGGCCATCGTTGTCGGTACGGTTTCCGCCGGTCTTGTGATTGCCGGAATACTTCTGCTCGATAAGCTGCAGATCGACGACCCGGTGGGTGCTTTCCCAGTCCATGGACTGTGTGGCCTCTGGGGTTGTATGGCCATTGGCATCTTACCTAACACTCTCACCGCTGGCCCTGAGCCATCGACGTCGTTCATGACCCAAGCGATCGGTACATTTTCGATTGCGGGGTGGGCCTTTGCAACGATGTTTGTTCTGTTCTCGATCCTCAAAGCAGCCGGAATCCTCCGAGTCTCTGAGGCGGAGGAGCAGCAAGGTCTCGATGTGAGTGAGCATGGAATGCAGGCCTACACCGGTACGCCTAGCTACTCATGATCCTTTGAGAATAGTTAATAGTATCGCCGCCTGTGGAGCGCTGGACCCTCCCAAGTGTTCCACAGGTGGCGCGAGTATAGTTTGGAAAGACCTTTGCCTGGGTCGTTGATGATGTCCCAACTGGCTTGGTTGCACTTCGCCGCCTACAGTGCGACCAAGCCGGGACTTCATCGCCTGAGCAGTTTTTCAATGCGGCAAATATCGCGCGGATTCCTACACCTTAAATTAGGTTTCGAATCGTCTGACGTCACCTTCCAGCCTACTGAGGTAAAGTTGAGCCGATAGCAGGCTCATCAAACCAGAAGGATGCCCCAATGGCTTGGGTGGGTTTTCCGCCTATTCCTGCCCAGGCCGGGGTGTCCCTGTTTGAAATGCGGATTGCGGATCGCGGGTTGCGGAATTAGGATAGTTGTCCACATTCTTCCTGATTCCGAACTCCACCTTCCCAATTCCGAATTCGAATGAAGCTTATCATTGCCATTGTCCAGCCAAGCAAGCTGGAAGACGTCAAAGCGGCCCTTTCCAAAGTGGAGGTGGTCCGACTCACGATTATGGACGTCCAAGGGTTTGGACGGCAAAAAGGCCAGACCGAGGTTTATCGCGGTCGCGAGATTACGGTCAACCTGTTGCGTAAAGTGCAACTGCAAATCGCCGTGAATGACAACTTTGTCGAACCCACCATAGACGCCATCATTGAAGGGGGACGCACCGGAGAAAGCGGTCAGATTGGCGACGGCAAGATCTTTGTTCTGCCCCTGGAAGATTGTATTCGTATTCGCACCGGAGAACGTGGTCCGGAAGCGATCTAGCGGAAACCGGCTTTATCAGGCGAATGCTTGAATCTACCCCATTCTCTTCTCCAATCGTAAAAGACTCTCCGTCATACGAGTCCGAGTGGTGGATTTGCACTTCGGGTTGGATTAAGATGTCTCGATTAGCGGTCCCATTAGGGATCTGGCTTTTCGCATTGCATCTCATTTCTTGTCTGAACAGGATTTATTCATGGGCGGAATCGACATTCTGGTTTTCGTTTTGTTCGTTGCTTCGGTGATAGGCATTGGACTTTGGAAGAGCAAAGACGAAGAAACCAGC contains:
- the coaE gene encoding dephospho-CoA kinase (Dephospho-CoA kinase (CoaE) performs the final step in coenzyme A biosynthesis.), whose protein sequence is MHVIGLIGGIASGKSAVAKELASLGAVVLDADATAHEVLDRPRVQKALVNRWGKEILDADSRIDRSAVADRVFSKTNEGREDLDFLEDQLHPVIREEFEAEISRLAQTSTPAVVIDAPLLLEAGWRELCNVLLFVDSPLAERRSRAENLRNWSAQEFAAREAAQLPIEEKRRHATHVIANDGSLESLITRVHQFWQTVS
- the ftsY gene encoding signal recognition particle-docking protein FtsY, with protein sequence MGIFDKFRSGLKKTANLLKTDVRDLFKSEGRLIDDQFLDEMRAILFKTDMGYDSIEKIVDEVATKMRGRVVTLEEVVATWKAKLTELMAQENSPIKFAESGPTVIMVCGVNGAGKTTSIAKLAHLLKSQGKTIVLGAGDTFRAAAVEQLTIWSKRLGVNLVTGEQGAHPASVAYRAVEECISTGADVCIVDTAGRLQTQKNLMAELTKIQQSIRKLIPEAPHEVLLVLDATTGQNGISQASNFTEAVDCTGIILAKLDGTAKGGVVVAIKQQVGLPVKYVGVGEQPEDWALFNPVDFVDALFAEIGATSTASA
- the ribH gene encoding 6,7-dimethyl-8-ribityllumazine synthase, translated to MEKPPLDGSERFAIVVAEWNRSITAKLLEGALSTLSAAGVADAQIDVAWVPGAWEIPLVAQRFAQCQKYASVISLGAVIRGETSHDQHINRAVSLSLQQIALACDLPMIFGLLTCETMEQAIHRSGGNVGNKGAECAEAALRMVALLKNSPPK
- the nusB gene encoding transcription antitermination factor NusB — protein: MANRSRAREVALQALFQEDLNPRESRDQVMPLLENRLKEPELREFAISLVLGVLRNREELDALIAAKADNWSVSRMAATDRNVIRLGAFEIRYTDTPPRVAIDEAVELAKRFGSANSSQFVNGILDKLIERKESESDELPKHE
- a CDS encoding P-II family nitrogen regulator encodes the protein MKLIIAIVQPSKLEDVKAALSKVEVVRLTIMDVQGFGRQKGQTEVYRGREITVNLLRKVQLQIAVNDNFVEPTIDAIIEGGRTGESGQIGDGKIFVLPLEDCIRIRTGERGPEAI
- the rho gene encoding transcription termination factor Rho — its product is MSESSNYGTRSGRSSSYNRRRRPYDNSSDSHIDGDALAQLEREEPLSIAEELDKAAERVRRVGKSIERTDTPDPNMHIAALQKMQMPELIEVAEAEGVEEAAGLKKQDLIFRILKQRVKLDGMMSGEGTLEILPDGFGFLRSPDYHYLSCPDDIYVSPSQIRRFGLHTGATVAGTIRPPKENERYFALLRIESVNGADPNLLSRKVYFDNLTPEHPDSRIVMESTPDEIAMRVVDMIVPIGFGQRGLIVSPPRAGKTILMQKMAKSVLVNYPDAYVVMLLIDERPEEVTDMEREVKGPNCEVISSTFDEPAARHIQVAEMVIEKAKRMVEYGRDVVVFLDSITRLARAWNSECPSSGKILSGGIDANAMQRPKRFFGSARKVQEGGSLTIIATALVDTGSRMDEVIFEEFKGTGNQEIVLDRQLVDKRIWPAIDINRSGTRREEMLMDPEEHRRVCMLRRVLNEMSPTDAMDLLTTRLRKTKSNAEFLMSIKE
- a CDS encoding ammonium transporter, with translation MLSLSATALLNQPAWAQEDVAVTDEAVVVEESGDLGVGYALDNAMLFLAAVLVFFMQAGFAMVEAGFNSSKNAVNILFKNSMDICVGVLLFYAIGFGLMYPGNYGVDVEAHKYFAFGGFGLDGYEAAADRTFSPEVDWFFQAVFAATAATIVSGAVAGRMKVGAYLIYSAVLTAFVYPVSGFWKWGGGWLGQMGFADFAGSAVVHAVGGFAGLAGAIILGPRIGRFVNGKSIPMPGHSMPIAALGVFILWFGWYGFNPGSQLAFHSTGDIDATMHIAMTTTLAAGAGGIVATLLSWFMFGKPDLSMGLNGILGGLVGITACCDCMSNNMAIVVGTVSAGLVIAGILLLDKLQIDDPVGAFPVHGLCGLWGCMAIGILPNTLTAGPEPSTSFMTQAIGTFSIAGWAFATMFVLFSILKAAGILRVSEAEEQQGLDVSEHGMQAYTGTPSYS